The following proteins come from a genomic window of Leopardus geoffroyi isolate Oge1 chromosome A3, O.geoffroyi_Oge1_pat1.0, whole genome shotgun sequence:
- the TMEM17 gene encoding transmembrane protein 17, which yields MELPDPVRQRLGNFSRTVFSDSNRTGPEYSEGPDNEMVSSLALQMSLYFNTYFFPLWWVSSIMMLQMKYSVLPDYYKFIVVTVIVIITLIEAIRLYLGYMGNLQEKVPELAGFWLLSLLLQLPLILFLLFNEGLTNLPLEKAIHIIFTLFLTFQVVSAFVTLRKMVNQLATRFHLQDFDRLSAYRGGTRRMRSCIEEI from the exons ATGGAGCTGCCGGATCCGGTCCGCCAGCGGCTGGGAAACTTCAGCCGGACCGTGTTCAGCGACTCCAACCGGACCGGGCCGGAGTACAGCGAGGGTCCTG ATAATGAAATGGTTTCCAGTTTGGCATTGCAGATGTCACTTTATTTTAACACTTACTTTTTCCCACTTTGGTGGGTAAGCAGCATTATGATGCTTCAGATGAAG tattCAGTCTTGCCTGATTACTACAAATTCATTGTGGTCACTGTTATCGTCATAATAACCTTAATTGAAGCTATCAGGTTGTATCTGGGCTACATGGGGAACCTACAGGAAAAG GTTCCTGAATTGGCTGGCTTTTGGCTTTTGAGTCTTCTGTTGCAACTGCCTTTAATTCTATTCTTGCTCTTTAATGAAGGCCTAACGAATCTGCCATTGGAAAAAGCAATACACATCATCTTCACTTTGTTCCTTACTTTCCAAGTTGTTTCAGCCTTTGTTACCCTGAGGAAAATGGTAAATCAGTTGGCAACTCGTTTCCACCTCCAAGACTTTGACCGGCTCTCTGCATACAGAGGAGGCACGAGAAGAATGAGATCCTGTATAGAAGAGATTTGA